One part of the Neisseria zalophi genome encodes these proteins:
- a CDS encoding cytochrome-c peroxidase, translating into MKSKMKKSSFVVAVLLALSACGDNATETTAPQEASSAPAASAVSVDNSNASEEDKELLKQAQTLFQPLPDAAEMQKAHPVTEAQVKLGHQLWYEPRLSRGNTVSCNSCHNLATGGVDALPTSQGHKGSFGARNSPTVLNAALLGSQFWDGRAATVEEQAGGPLLNPVEMANADQAAVEKKISAIPEYQAMFKEAFADNGGAISFENITHAIAAFERTLLTPTRWDDYLKGNINALSPKEREGVRSFINNGCIACHQGVVLGGNSFQKFGLAKGPYWQFTGSKNHDEGRFEVTKAENDKFVFRVPGLRNVARTYPYFHDGSVWELDKAVSIMGEAQLGKQLPQEEVDKIVAFLNTLSGSVPDSARTVPELPAHSAAESRPEN; encoded by the coding sequence ATGAAATCCAAAATGAAAAAAAGCAGTTTTGTTGTTGCAGTATTATTGGCACTTTCTGCTTGTGGCGATAACGCTACCGAAACGACTGCTCCTCAGGAAGCATCTTCTGCGCCTGCCGCTTCGGCCGTATCTGTTGATAACAGTAATGCATCGGAAGAAGATAAAGAATTATTGAAACAGGCGCAAACGCTTTTCCAACCTTTGCCTGATGCTGCGGAAATGCAGAAAGCACATCCGGTTACAGAAGCGCAGGTTAAATTGGGGCATCAATTATGGTATGAACCACGTTTGTCACGCGGCAATACCGTAAGCTGTAACTCTTGCCATAATCTGGCCACAGGCGGGGTGGATGCTTTACCGACAAGCCAAGGCCATAAAGGCAGTTTCGGTGCACGTAATTCGCCCACTGTGTTGAACGCAGCTTTATTGGGCAGCCAGTTCTGGGACGGACGTGCCGCTACGGTGGAAGAGCAGGCTGGTGGTCCGCTGTTGAATCCTGTGGAAATGGCCAATGCCGATCAGGCAGCCGTTGAGAAAAAAATCTCAGCTATTCCTGAATATCAGGCGATGTTTAAAGAGGCCTTTGCCGATAACGGTGGTGCGATATCGTTCGAAAATATTACACATGCCATTGCTGCATTCGAGCGTACATTATTAACGCCGACCCGATGGGATGATTATTTGAAAGGCAATATCAATGCTTTGAGCCCGAAAGAGCGCGAAGGAGTACGGTCATTTATTAATAACGGTTGTATTGCCTGCCATCAAGGTGTGGTGCTTGGTGGTAATTCGTTCCAAAAATTCGGTTTGGCGAAAGGGCCTTATTGGCAGTTTACCGGAAGTAAAAATCATGATGAAGGCCGTTTTGAAGTAACGAAAGCGGAAAATGACAAATTTGTTTTCCGTGTACCCGGTTTGCGCAATGTGGCGCGTACTTATCCTTATTTCCACGATGGTAGTGTGTGGGAGTTGGATAAAGCGGTCAGCATTATGGGTGAAGCTCAATTAGGTAAACAGTTGCCGCAAGAAGAAGTGGATAAAATTGTGGCATTCTTGAATACCTTGTCCGGTTCGGTGCCTGATTCGGCTCGTACCGTACCTGAATTACCGGCTCATTCCGCTGCGGAAAGCCGTCCTGAAAATTAA
- a CDS encoding NAD(P)H-dependent glycerol-3-phosphate dehydrogenase: protein MNITVIGAGSWGTALAIHFALHGHRVALWARNRNHIQTIEADRENKHHLPGFTFPENLTAHTDLTDALKDSELVLIATSVAGLRDSAQLLAEHNAGHLPVLTACKGFEQDTGLMAFQVVKEVLPDNNCIGLLSGPSFAQELAKQLPCAVVLASENKAWIEALVGSLNTNVLRLYGSEDVIGVAVGGSVKNIMAIATGLSDGLEYGLNARAALVTRGLAEITRLAVAMGAQPKTMMGLAGIGDLILTCTGALSRNRRVGLGLAEGKELHEVLLEIGHVSEGVSTIEEVFNTACKYQIDMPITHTLLQLLRKELNPQQVVERLMDREARFE, encoded by the coding sequence ATGAACATCACCGTTATAGGCGCAGGCTCTTGGGGAACTGCATTAGCCATCCACTTCGCCCTACACGGGCACCGTGTTGCTTTATGGGCACGAAACCGCAACCATATTCAAACCATCGAAGCAGACCGTGAAAACAAACATCATCTGCCCGGGTTTACCTTTCCCGAAAACCTAACCGCACACACGGATTTAACCGATGCGTTAAAAGACAGCGAACTGGTTTTAATCGCCACTTCCGTTGCCGGCCTGCGCGACAGCGCACAATTGCTGGCCGAACACAACGCCGGCCACCTACCGGTATTAACCGCCTGCAAAGGCTTCGAGCAAGACACCGGATTGATGGCGTTCCAAGTCGTGAAAGAAGTGCTGCCGGACAACAACTGTATCGGCCTGCTTTCCGGCCCCAGCTTTGCGCAGGAATTGGCCAAACAACTGCCTTGCGCCGTGGTGTTGGCTTCTGAAAACAAAGCATGGATTGAAGCATTGGTAGGCAGCCTCAATACCAACGTATTGCGCCTATACGGCAGTGAAGACGTCATCGGCGTGGCCGTCGGTGGTTCGGTGAAAAATATTATGGCCATCGCCACCGGTCTTTCAGACGGCCTCGAATACGGCTTAAACGCACGGGCCGCCTTGGTAACACGCGGCTTGGCCGAAATCACCCGCTTGGCCGTTGCCATGGGTGCCCAACCCAAAACCATGATGGGCTTGGCCGGCATCGGCGACCTTATCCTCACCTGTACCGGTGCGCTTTCACGCAACCGCCGCGTCGGCTTGGGCTTGGCAGAGGGTAAAGAGCTGCATGAAGTATTGCTGGAAATCGGCCATGTATCCGAAGGCGTCAGCACCATCGAAGAAGTATTCAACACCGCCTGCAAATATCAAATCGATATGCCCATCACACACACACTGCTGCAACTTTTGCGCAAAGAGCTCAACCCGCAGCAGGTTGTCGAACGGTTGATGGATCGTGAAGCCCGTTTCGAATAA